From a region of the Panicum virgatum strain AP13 chromosome 2K, P.virgatum_v5, whole genome shotgun sequence genome:
- the LOC120695647 gene encoding U-box domain-containing protein 45-like, translating to MVARCALADAGGFRLWPIFSAAALRRKVLEVLTCGGGGGGGGGGGADGGGSCRGRTPYRSPQRMPRPRPRSDRLAELLRAEEPSECGGGDDDGADAVARKVEALEELKGVVGALQAGGGEPCMSRVEAAAAVRRKAKDDAAAREMLAMLGAIPPLVAMLDDGGDGGEEEEVTAAALYALLNLGIGNDTNKAAIVQAGAVHKMLRIVEGAASAALTEAAVANFLCLSALDANKPVIGASGAAPFLVRAFQGACSTEQARHDALRAILNLSIAPANAPHLLAAGLAPALVASVGDAPVTDRALAALCNLVAACPEGRRAVSRAPDAVPSLVDVLNWADEPGCQEKAAYVLMVLAHRSYGDRAAMAEAGATSALLELTLVGTALAQKRASRILEILRADKGKQVADDASGVVATVSAPQERGCRGEEAADGEPADAGMSAEKRAVRQLVQQSLQSNMRRIVRRARLPQDLAPASAESLKALTASSTSKSLPF from the exons ATGGTGGCGAGGTGCGcgctcgccgacgccggcgggTTCCGGCTCTGGCCGATCTTCTCGGCCGCCGCGCTGCGGAGGAAGGTGCTCGAGGTCCtcacgtgcggcggcggcggcggcggcggcggcggcggcggagcggatgGGGGCGGCTCCTGCCGCGGGCGGACGCCGTACCGGTCGCCGCAGCGGATGCCGaggccgcgcccgcgctcgGACAGGCTCGCGGAGCTGCTCAGGGCGGAGGAGCCCTccgagtgcggcggcggcgacgacgacggggcCGACGCGGTGGCCAGGAAGGTGGAGGCGCTCgaggagctgaagggcgtcgtGGGGGCGCTCCAGGCCGGCGGGGGCGAGCCGTGCATGTCccgcgtcgaggcggcggcggccgtgcggaGGAAGGCCAAGGACGACGCCGCCGCGAGGGAGATGCTCGCGATGCTCGGCGCCATCCCGCCGCTCGTCGCGATgctggacgacggcggcgacggcggggaggaggaggaggtcacGGCCGCCGCGCTGTACGCGCTGCTCAATCTGGGGATCGGCAATGACAC GAACAAGGCGGCGATCGTGCAGGCCGGCGCCGTGCACAAGATGCTCCGCATTGTGGAGGGCGCCGCGTCCGCCGCGCTCACGGAGGCCGCCGTCGCCAACTTCCTCTGCCTCAGCGCGCTCGACGCCAACAAGCCCGTCATCGGCGCGTCCGGCGCCGCGCCGTTCCTGGTGCGCGCGTTCCAGGGCGCGTGCTCCACCGAGCAGGCGCGCCACGACGCGCTGCGCGCGATCCTGAACCTCTCCATCGCGCCCGCCAACGCGCCGCACCTGCTAGCGGCCGGGCTCGCGCCGGCGCTGGTGGCGTCCGTCGGGGACGCGCCCGTCACGgaccgcgcgctcgccgcgctctgCAACCTCGTGGCGGCCTGCCCGGAGGGCCGCCGCGCGGTGAGCCGCGCCCCCGACGCGGTGCCGTCCCTCGTCGACGTGCTCAACTGGGCCGACGAGCCCGGGTGCCAGGAGAAGGCGGCCTACGTGCTGATGGTCCTGGCGCACCGGAGCTACGGCgaccgcgccgccatggccgaggCCGGCGCCACGTCCGCGCTCCTGGAGCTCACGCTCGTGGGCACGGCGCTGGCGCAGAAGCGCGCGTCCAGGATCCTGGAGATCCTCCGCGCCGACAAGGGCAAGCAGGTGGCCGACGACGCCTCGGGCGTCGTGGCGACGGTGTCGGCGCCGCAGGAGCGCGGGTgccgcggggaggaggcggcggacggGGAGCCCGCGGACGCCGGCATGAGCGCGGAGAAGCGCGCCGTGAGGCAGCTGGTGCAGCAGAGCCTGCAGAGCAACATGCGCCGCATCGTGCGCCGCGCGCGGCTGCCGCAGGACCTCGCGCCGGCGTCGGCCGAGAGCCTCAAGGCGCTCACGGCGTCCTCAACCTCCAAGAGCCTGCCGTTCTAG